One genomic region from Clostridium saccharobutylicum DSM 13864 encodes:
- a CDS encoding DUF1858 domain-containing protein: protein MVTKDMTIGEVVNTDSSKAEVLMSFGMGCVGCPSAQAETIAEAATVHGINLDDLLEALNR, encoded by the coding sequence ATGGTAACTAAGGATATGACAATTGGTGAGGTTGTTAATACAGATTCATCTAAAGCAGAAGTTTTAATGAGCTTTGGAATGGGATGTGTTGGATGCCCATCAGCTCAAGCTGAAACTATAGCAGAAGCTGCAACAGTTCACGGTATAAATTTAGACGATTTATTAGAAGCATTAAATAGATAA
- a CDS encoding S8 family serine peptidase, whose amino-acid sequence MFSSKNKLDYNLRYYISKNAYKHYRVLIKYKDFQSSISKKISSYKGTIYNIIESAKLISADLNPRGISRISEYPEVEEIYLDEYLFLCGMSVTAANRVHFSDKSKLSGTGIGIGLVDSGIFPHPDLTYPSNKIELFVDLINNLHYPYDDNGHGTSMAGILCSSGLSSNNMYKGICNKSKLFCYKAFDKLGKGFASDILYSIESLVKISKVNNIKILCLPFELLTHNTFIISCFDEMFNYATSNGLIPIVPSGSNLNYKSSIMGIATLPNCITVGGLNTSNPIIKAYNYSSGGPYAKLSKPDLSAACMNIMSLNSDNNYLSEKNGIKTYPNKLDVPYKTFTGTSYSTAYICGLCSLLCERNPSATFNDIKALLKVACDNVEEIPDYLQGEGIININKLIP is encoded by the coding sequence ATGTTTTCATCTAAAAATAAATTAGATTATAATTTAAGGTACTATATATCTAAAAATGCTTACAAACATTATAGAGTACTTATAAAATATAAAGATTTTCAATCTTCAATTTCAAAAAAAATTAGCTCATATAAAGGGACCATTTATAATATTATAGAATCTGCAAAACTCATTAGTGCTGATCTTAATCCTAGAGGAATAAGTAGGATTTCAGAATATCCAGAAGTGGAAGAAATTTATTTAGATGAGTATTTATTTTTATGTGGCATGAGTGTTACTGCCGCTAATAGAGTTCACTTTTCTGATAAATCTAAATTATCTGGTACTGGAATTGGAATTGGACTTGTAGATAGTGGAATTTTTCCACATCCAGATTTGACCTATCCTAGTAATAAAATAGAACTGTTTGTTGATTTAATTAATAATTTACACTATCCTTATGATGATAATGGACACGGAACATCAATGGCTGGCATTTTATGTAGCAGTGGATTATCTTCTAATAACATGTATAAAGGGATATGTAATAAAAGTAAGCTATTTTGTTACAAAGCTTTTGATAAGTTAGGCAAGGGATTTGCTTCTGATATACTATATTCCATTGAGAGTTTAGTTAAAATATCTAAGGTAAATAACATAAAAATATTATGTTTACCTTTCGAACTTTTAACTCACAATACCTTTATAATTTCTTGTTTTGATGAAATGTTTAATTATGCCACCTCCAACGGATTAATCCCTATAGTACCTAGTGGAAGTAATTTAAACTATAAATCCTCAATTATGGGGATTGCCACCCTTCCTAATTGTATTACTGTAGGAGGATTAAATACATCTAATCCAATAATAAAAGCATATAATTATTCATCTGGTGGACCTTATGCAAAATTATCTAAACCTGATTTATCTGCTGCTTGCATGAACATTATGTCTTTAAATTCTGATAATAATTATCTTTCTGAAAAAAATGGCATAAAAACTTATCCTAATAAACTTGATGTACCATATAAAACTTTTACCGGAACATCTTATTCGACTGCATATATTTGTGGATTATGCTCTCTACTATGTGAAAGAAATCCATCTGCAACTTTTAATGATATAAAAGCATTATTAAAAGTTGCCTGTGATAATGTTGAAGAAATACCAGATTATCTTCAAGGTGAAGGTATTATAAATATAAATAAGCTTATACCCTAA
- a CDS encoding SEC-C metal-binding domain-containing protein — MSLYTNWTDMVVDYVKTKGENAFWAEYSKLEKGIYKDLLANHKEAKKTTINELSKEYNSSVEFTMGFIDGINDSLKKPYDLEAIEADTELVLDINLETLYYNMLDAKAEYLYTLPQWDGIFSEEKRNEIQKQYKESKIVRNTEKVGRNDLCPCGSGKKYKKCCGKNQ; from the coding sequence ATGAGTTTATATACAAATTGGACTGACATGGTTGTTGACTATGTAAAGACTAAAGGAGAAAATGCTTTCTGGGCAGAATACAGTAAATTAGAAAAGGGAATATACAAGGATTTATTAGCTAATCATAAAGAAGCTAAGAAAACTACAATAAATGAATTATCTAAAGAATATAATTCTTCAGTAGAATTCACTATGGGATTTATAGATGGAATTAATGATAGCTTAAAGAAACCATATGATCTTGAAGCTATTGAAGCTGATACTGAATTAGTATTAGATATAAACTTAGAAACTTTATATTATAATATGCTAGATGCAAAAGCTGAATATTTATATACATTACCACAATGGGATGGAATATTCTCAGAAGAAAAGAGAAATGAAATTCAAAAACAATACAAAGAATCTAAAATTGTTAGAAACACAGAAAAAGTGGGCAGAAACGATTTATGTCCATGTGGAAGTGGCAAGAAATATAAAAAATGTTGTGGAAAAAATCAATAA
- a CDS encoding acyl-[acyl-carrier-protein] thioesterase: protein MVKSFTKKYEIHYYEVDYKLRCKLSSIIDFICDVGTRQSEIIGGGLEYCAKNNCAWVFYKYDINMYRYPVFGENIEITTTPVGFKKFYGLRKYVIRDEEDKIIGEARALFFLINIDKRRPMRIQKEQYEFYGVDGDVDYDISMEKLECVDEEQYNKEFNIRYSDIDSNKHVNNVKYVEWAIEAVPIDVIKDYQLKRIKVNFERETKYGESISSSATVKQTEDGSLRSYHTIKNSNGITLTLLEVEWEKSEN from the coding sequence ATGGTTAAAAGTTTTACTAAAAAATATGAAATACATTATTATGAAGTAGATTATAAATTAAGATGTAAACTATCATCAATAATTGATTTTATTTGTGATGTAGGTACTAGGCAGTCAGAAATAATTGGTGGTGGACTAGAATATTGTGCAAAAAATAATTGTGCATGGGTATTTTATAAATATGATATAAATATGTATAGATATCCGGTATTTGGAGAAAACATAGAAATAACTACTACCCCTGTAGGATTTAAAAAATTCTATGGATTAAGGAAATATGTAATAAGGGATGAAGAAGATAAAATAATTGGAGAAGCACGTGCATTATTTTTCTTAATTAATATTGATAAAAGAAGGCCTATGAGAATACAAAAGGAACAGTATGAATTTTATGGTGTAGATGGTGATGTCGATTATGATATAAGTATGGAAAAGCTAGAATGTGTAGACGAAGAGCAATACAATAAAGAATTTAATATAAGATATAGTGATATTGATTCAAATAAGCATGTTAACAATGTTAAATATGTTGAATGGGCAATTGAAGCTGTTCCGATTGATGTAATTAAGGATTACCAATTAAAAAGAATTAAAGTTAACTTTGAAAGAGAAACTAAATATGGAGAAAGTATATCTTCATCTGCGACAGTAAAGCAAACTGAGGATGGTAGTTTAAGATCATATCATACTATAAAGAACTCAAATGGAATTACATTAACATTATTAGAAGTAGAGTGGGAGAAATCTGAAAACTAA
- a CDS encoding DMT family transporter: protein MFGIICAIISGIAMSLQGVFNTRLGDKIGTWETTVIVQAIALVLSLIISAIFGHGSYSNLKDVSKIYLLGGVLGVVITFTVMKSVSSMGPTLGIGIILIAQLFTAALIDAFGLFESEKIKFSLNHFLGIAIMIAGIVIFKWKR from the coding sequence ATGTTTGGAATAATATGTGCAATAATTTCAGGAATTGCTATGAGTCTTCAAGGAGTATTCAATACACGCTTAGGTGATAAAATAGGTACATGGGAAACAACTGTAATAGTTCAGGCTATTGCTCTTGTATTAAGCTTAATTATCTCTGCTATTTTTGGGCATGGTAGTTATAGTAATCTAAAAGATGTTAGCAAAATTTATTTGTTAGGCGGAGTACTTGGCGTTGTGATAACATTTACAGTAATGAAAAGTGTCAGTTCAATGGGTCCTACTTTAGGAATAGGTATAATACTAATAGCTCAATTGTTTACTGCTGCTCTTATTGATGCTTTCGGATTATTTGAAAGTGAAAAGATTAAGTTTTCATTAAATCACTTTTTAGGTATTGCCATTATGATTGCCGGTATTGTAATATTTAAATGGAAACGCTAA
- a CDS encoding dUTP diphosphatase has translation MNVQPMFEVQKKYNDTLAINDELSSYKLQARKHLEFEITLGSLANETTCFNYLMKNTKQININEIFNKYINCLSQVLTLGIDHKYTDLIAVSMAPNDYCLSDQFLNLYIDINDLIASPSLDHYLTLFEDLLSLGLTLGFSEDLIQNQFIKGLDMSLVL, from the coding sequence ATGAACGTTCAACCAATGTTTGAAGTACAAAAAAAATACAATGATACTTTAGCAATAAATGATGAGTTAAGCTCTTATAAGTTGCAAGCACGTAAACACTTAGAGTTTGAAATAACTCTTGGCTCTTTAGCTAATGAAACTACTTGTTTCAATTATTTGATGAAGAACACTAAACAAATTAATATCAATGAAATATTTAATAAATATATTAATTGTCTTTCTCAGGTTTTAACATTGGGAATTGATCATAAATATACTGATTTAATTGCAGTATCAATGGCTCCTAATGATTATTGCTTAAGCGATCAATTTTTAAATTTATATATTGATATTAATGATTTAATTGCTTCTCCATCTTTAGATCACTATTTAACTTTATTTGAAGACTTGCTAAGTTTAGGACTAACCCTAGGCTTCTCGGAAGATCTAATACAAAATCAATTTATTAAAGGTCTAGATATGTCTTTAGTACTTTAA
- a CDS encoding DnaD domain protein: MSTFMLKSKSVGFTPVNNVFIEKYMPQARGEFIKTYLLMLKHNVCGELGVSSSILASSLNLLESDIMNALNYWNEQGVIKLTQIDKMGNFNVEFLELSEEPSIPVKQVDLLEALDSNSTKDMLKDIEVLLARPLSPNEMSIYLGWQRDFGFSSELILILIEYCISKGKSDSRYIEKVALSWHDLKITTVEQAQNLIKKTEDKWINIRKILTYLGINNTDIMKPQQDLIEKWLLIYKFPTEIISKACDICFERLNRADFKYIDGILTNWNKNNIRTLEDIVTKDVKTTKSPRNSNYQKSYNNSNEKNSLKFNNFEPREYDYDSLEKKLLGWDNDD; this comes from the coding sequence ATGAGCACATTCATGTTAAAAAGTAAGTCTGTTGGCTTCACCCCTGTTAATAATGTATTTATAGAAAAATACATGCCCCAAGCAAGAGGGGAATTCATAAAGACTTATTTATTAATGCTGAAACATAATGTTTGTGGAGAATTAGGAGTAAGCTCATCAATACTAGCTTCCTCGCTTAATTTGTTAGAATCAGATATTATGAACGCATTAAATTATTGGAATGAGCAAGGTGTCATTAAACTTACTCAAATAGATAAAATGGGTAATTTTAATGTAGAATTCCTTGAATTATCTGAAGAACCATCTATACCAGTTAAACAAGTTGATTTGCTAGAAGCTTTAGATAGTAATAGCACTAAGGATATGCTAAAAGATATCGAAGTACTATTAGCTAGACCTTTATCTCCAAATGAAATGTCAATTTATCTAGGTTGGCAAAGAGATTTTGGATTTTCTTCAGAATTAATTTTAATATTAATAGAGTACTGTATCTCAAAAGGTAAAAGTGACTCTAGATATATAGAAAAGGTAGCTTTATCTTGGCATGATTTAAAAATAACTACTGTGGAACAAGCGCAAAATTTAATAAAAAAGACCGAGGACAAATGGATTAATATAAGAAAAATATTAACATACTTAGGAATAAACAATACTGATATAATGAAACCTCAGCAGGATTTAATAGAAAAATGGCTTCTAATTTATAAGTTTCCAACTGAAATCATATCCAAAGCTTGTGATATATGCTTTGAAAGATTAAATAGAGCTGACTTTAAATATATTGATGGTATACTCACTAATTGGAACAAAAATAATATTAGAACTTTAGAAGATATAGTTACTAAAGATGTTAAAACTACTAAGAGTCCACGAAACTCTAATTATCAAAAATCTTATAATAATTCAAACGAAAAAAACTCTCTTAAATTTAACAATTTTGAACCAAGAGAATATGATTACGACTCTTTAGAAAAAAAATTATTAGGATGGGATAATGATGATTAA
- a CDS encoding ATP-binding protein, with translation MIKGYQSEILKAYDTLRENEVRALKKRKAEIAEKYPEIIELDNQIQKLSLKMALSVLKSKDSEKTLNDFKETITDLRVKKCEMLVEMGYNPEYISMHYHCNRCSDTGFIGNVQCICYKEKLIKLYYKNSELENTIKYNNFDNFDLSLFSNHKLGDEKFSPRKNMENNLEYILKDYIPNFKNISTNLLFYGNPGSGKTYLSYCISKVILDKGYLVVYKTSDELIKNLRDIRFNNDSNLESIILNCDLLIIDDLGAEHLNEFSITELFNVINKRILTKKKMLISTNLTLPGITQQYNERISSRLIGDFKLCKFYSEDIRIKKNLAKSNR, from the coding sequence ATGATTAAAGGTTATCAAAGTGAAATTTTAAAAGCGTATGATACACTTAGAGAAAATGAAGTAAGAGCACTAAAAAAAAGAAAAGCAGAAATAGCTGAAAAATACCCTGAAATTATAGAATTAGATAATCAAATTCAAAAGCTTTCATTAAAAATGGCATTATCAGTTCTTAAATCTAAGGATAGTGAAAAAACATTAAATGATTTTAAAGAAACCATTACTGATCTAAGAGTTAAAAAATGTGAAATGTTAGTTGAAATGGGATATAACCCTGAATATATCAGCATGCATTATCATTGTAATAGATGTAGTGATACAGGTTTCATCGGAAATGTTCAGTGCATTTGTTATAAAGAAAAGTTAATTAAATTATATTATAAAAATTCTGAATTAGAAAATACTATAAAATATAATAATTTTGATAATTTTGATCTTAGTTTATTTTCTAATCATAAATTAGGTGATGAAAAGTTTTCTCCAAGAAAGAACATGGAAAATAATCTAGAATATATTTTAAAGGATTATATTCCAAACTTTAAAAACATATCGACTAATTTATTATTCTATGGAAATCCTGGTAGCGGAAAAACTTACTTATCTTATTGTATTTCTAAAGTAATATTAGATAAAGGATATTTAGTAGTATATAAAACTTCCGATGAATTAATTAAAAACTTGAGAGATATTAGATTTAACAATGATTCTAATTTAGAATCAATAATATTAAATTGTGATCTACTAATAATAGATGATTTGGGTGCGGAGCACCTTAATGAATTTTCTATAACTGAATTGTTTAATGTAATTAATAAAAGAATTCTTACTAAGAAAAAAATGCTTATTTCAACCAATCTTACATTGCCAGGTATAACACAACAATATAATGAACGAATTTCTTCTAGGTTAATTGGTGATTTTAAGCTTTGTAAATTCTACTCAGAAGATATAAGAATTAAGAAAAATTTAGCTAAAAGTAATAGATAA
- a CDS encoding MBL fold metallo-hydrolase translates to MFFSNINFLFHLTIDNLKEYFKKSESIKSDKITKNSVNWFGHATTVINLCDKIIVTDPVFSSSLGYFKRIVKKPTYIKDLKTDYILLSHGHMDHLNFPSLLKLNKDAIIIVPKGYKRIAKLLGFKNIFLLHPGDVYRDDHIKITAYEANHDGRRFYFGVDNESISYLIEREGKSVFFAGDTALTNNFENIKCDIALMPVGCYKPDRFSYMHCTPEQSYEMFKMMDSNIMIPIHYKTFKISLENFEETKNTLLNLNDSSIKMIDIGETYRF, encoded by the coding sequence ATGTTTTTTTCTAATATAAATTTTTTATTCCATTTAACAATCGATAATTTAAAAGAATATTTTAAAAAAAGTGAATCAATAAAATCTGATAAAATTACCAAAAACTCTGTAAACTGGTTCGGTCATGCAACTACAGTAATTAATTTGTGTGATAAAATAATTGTTACAGATCCAGTTTTTTCTAGTTCATTAGGATATTTTAAAAGAATTGTGAAAAAACCAACCTACATAAAAGATTTAAAAACAGATTATATACTTTTATCCCATGGCCATATGGATCATTTGAATTTTCCATCACTTCTTAAGTTAAATAAAGATGCAATTATAATTGTTCCAAAAGGTTATAAACGAATAGCTAAGCTGTTGGGTTTCAAAAATATCTTTTTACTTCATCCTGGCGATGTATATAGAGATGATCATATAAAAATCACTGCTTATGAAGCTAATCATGATGGAAGACGTTTTTATTTTGGTGTTGATAACGAAAGCATTTCCTATCTAATTGAACGAGAGGGTAAAAGTGTATTCTTTGCTGGAGATACTGCACTAACAAATAATTTTGAAAACATTAAATGTGATATTGCATTAATGCCTGTAGGCTGCTATAAACCTGATAGATTCTCTTACATGCACTGCACTCCAGAGCAAAGTTATGAAATGTTTAAAATGATGGATTCTAATATCATGATTCCAATTCATTATAAGACATTTAAAATTTCATTAGAAAACTTTGAGGAAACTAAAAACACATTATTAAACTTAAATGATAGTTCTATAAAAATGATTGATATCGGTGAAACATATAGATTCTAA
- a CDS encoding MBL fold metallo-hydrolase — translation MIFCSLYSGSSGNSMFVATDKVKILIDAGLPGKKIDEALKQINQEPTNLNGIFITHEHSDHVKGVGVLSRKYDIPIYANGDTWAAMESSIGKIKEHNIKVIDKRSITQIEDMSIKAFNIPHDAVSPTGYTISDSKKSISVATDFGTFTREIYDNIKDSEVILLESNHDVNMLKFGPYPYTLKRRILSEIGHLSNDDCGNAIVELVKCDSNKKVILGHLSNTNNQPDLAYQTVLNVLNENGIKQQKDIILTMANRHNPSSYIEI, via the coding sequence ATGATATTTTGTTCTTTATATAGTGGTAGTAGTGGGAATAGCATGTTTGTTGCTACTGATAAAGTTAAGATATTAATTGATGCAGGACTCCCAGGCAAAAAAATTGATGAAGCATTAAAACAAATTAATCAAGAACCAACTAATTTAAATGGAATCTTCATAACTCATGAACATAGTGACCATGTTAAAGGTGTAGGTGTATTATCTAGAAAATATGATATTCCTATATATGCAAATGGAGATACTTGGGCTGCTATGGAAAGCTCAATAGGAAAGATAAAAGAACATAATATAAAGGTAATTGATAAAAGATCAATTACTCAAATTGAGGATATGAGTATTAAAGCTTTTAATATTCCACATGATGCCGTATCTCCAACAGGATATACAATAAGTGATAGTAAAAAGAGTATAAGTGTAGCAACAGATTTTGGTACTTTTACAAGGGAAATTTATGACAATATTAAAGATTCAGAGGTCATACTTCTTGAAAGTAACCATGATGTTAATATGCTTAAGTTTGGACCATATCCGTATACATTAAAACGAAGAATACTTAGTGAGATAGGACATCTATCTAATGATGATTGTGGAAACGCAATTGTTGAATTAGTTAAATGCGATTCAAATAAGAAAGTTATTTTAGGCCATTTGAGCAATACAAATAATCAACCTGATTTAGCTTATCAGACAGTTCTTAATGTACTAAATGAAAATGGAATTAAGCAACAAAAGGACATAATTTTAACTATGGCAAATAGGCATAATCCTAGTAGTTATATAGAAATTTAG
- a CDS encoding UDP-N-acetylglucosamine 1-carboxyvinyltransferase: protein MERLVINGGNLLKGSVDINGAKNAAVAILPAAIMASEGKCTIDNIPDIEDVHCLERILRDLGCDIIKIDNNTLEIDSTNVNKFDANTDDVRRMRASYYFIGALLSRFKEARVLLPGGCPIGVRPIDQHIKGFEALGADVIIEHGAVKVKADKLVGANVFFDVVSVGATINVMIAATLAEGVTVLENVAKEPHVVDVANFLNSMGANIKGAGTDVIRVTGVESLKGCAYSVVPDQIEAGTFMIAAAATGGDVYVRNVIPKHLESISAKLIEMGATVEEGDDCVRVTADKPLKAVNIKTTPYPGFPTDVQQPMSTLLSIVPGRSLITESIWENRHKHIDELKKMGANIKVEGRVAIIDGAEKLTGAIVKATDLRAGAAMVIAGLIAEGTTEITSIEHIDRGYPHIENKFRALGADIKRIKVDEE from the coding sequence ATGGAAAGATTAGTTATAAATGGAGGAAACTTGCTTAAAGGCAGCGTTGATATCAACGGAGCTAAAAATGCAGCAGTAGCAATATTACCTGCAGCAATAATGGCAAGTGAAGGAAAATGTACAATCGATAACATACCAGATATTGAAGATGTCCACTGTTTAGAAAGAATACTTAGAGATTTAGGTTGCGATATAATTAAAATAGATAATAATACGTTGGAAATAGATAGTACGAATGTAAATAAGTTTGACGCAAATACAGACGACGTTAGACGAATGAGAGCATCATACTACTTTATTGGCGCATTATTGTCAAGATTTAAAGAAGCAAGAGTATTACTTCCAGGTGGATGTCCTATAGGGGTAAGACCTATAGACCAACATATAAAGGGATTTGAAGCGTTGGGTGCTGATGTTATCATAGAGCATGGAGCAGTTAAAGTTAAGGCAGATAAATTAGTTGGTGCAAATGTATTTTTTGATGTAGTTTCAGTTGGAGCTACAATAAATGTAATGATAGCAGCAACACTTGCAGAAGGTGTAACAGTGTTAGAAAATGTAGCTAAAGAGCCACATGTTGTTGACGTAGCAAATTTTCTAAATTCTATGGGTGCTAACATAAAAGGTGCTGGTACTGATGTAATTAGAGTAACAGGAGTAGAAAGTTTAAAGGGATGTGCTTATAGTGTAGTTCCAGACCAAATCGAGGCAGGAACATTTATGATCGCGGCAGCGGCTACAGGTGGAGACGTTTATGTAAGAAATGTTATACCAAAGCATTTAGAATCAATTTCAGCTAAGCTTATAGAAATGGGAGCTACAGTTGAAGAAGGTGATGATTGCGTTAGAGTAACTGCTGATAAACCTTTAAAAGCTGTTAATATTAAAACAACTCCATACCCAGGTTTCCCAACGGATGTTCAACAGCCAATGTCAACGCTATTAAGCATTGTTCCAGGTAGAAGTTTAATTACTGAATCCATTTGGGAAAATAGACATAAGCACATAGATGAATTGAAGAAGATGGGTGCTAATATAAAGGTTGAAGGAAGAGTTGCTATAATAGATGGAGCAGAAAAGTTAACTGGCGCTATAGTAAAAGCAACAGATTTAAGAGCAGGTGCAGCAATGGTTATTGCTGGATTAATTGCAGAAGGCACAACTGAAATAACTAGTATAGAACATATAGATAGAGGATATCCTCATATAGAAAATAAATTTAGAGCCTTAGGAGCAGATATAAAAAGAATAAAAGTTGATGAAGAGTAA
- a CDS encoding NAD(P)/FAD-dependent oxidoreductase, with protein sequence MIYHDLLIIGGGASGLMAAIVAKDFGIDVAIIEGTDRIGKKILATGNGRCNISNDNINYPYINFHSENNNFFESVLNSFTVEDTKSFFLSLGLPISELDNGKLYPKSLQASSVVDIFRMALDDKQIPLYTNCKVTSINKNKKFSLSTNNEEYPNFTCNKLILSCGGKSAVKTGSDGTGYKLSKSLGHSIISPLPGIVQLKLDYPYLRALSGIKFDGSATILINDEIVRTEIGEILFTDYGISGPPIMQLSSYASKALSNGSKITIRLDMFPHENKEDIENFFATHFSIFNYREISSSLIGVINKKLISTILKDVGIKDIHLPCNNIDWKYLNKLIDRFKRWDFNCVDTNGFSNAQVTIGGINTSEVNKLTLESKIVNNLYFCGEMLDVHGDCGGFNLQWAWSSGYLAAKSAASK encoded by the coding sequence ATGATTTATCACGATTTACTAATCATTGGTGGTGGTGCATCTGGTCTAATGGCTGCAATTGTAGCTAAAGACTTTGGAATTGATGTAGCTATCATCGAAGGAACTGACAGAATTGGAAAAAAGATTCTTGCTACTGGAAATGGTAGATGTAATATTTCGAATGACAATATTAATTACCCATATATTAATTTTCATAGTGAAAATAACAATTTTTTTGAAAGTGTTTTAAACAGTTTTACAGTAGAAGATACTAAAAGTTTCTTCTTATCACTTGGTTTGCCTATATCAGAATTAGATAATGGTAAGTTGTATCCAAAATCTTTGCAAGCATCTTCTGTTGTAGATATATTTAGAATGGCACTGGATGATAAACAAATACCATTATATACAAATTGCAAAGTTACTTCCATTAATAAGAATAAAAAGTTTAGTTTAAGTACAAACAATGAAGAATATCCAAATTTTACTTGCAATAAACTAATCTTAAGTTGCGGAGGAAAATCAGCTGTTAAAACTGGATCAGATGGTACAGGATATAAGTTAAGCAAATCATTAGGTCATAGTATCATCTCTCCTTTACCTGGAATTGTTCAACTTAAACTAGATTATCCTTATTTAAGAGCTTTATCTGGAATAAAATTTGATGGATCTGCCACTATCTTAATTAATGATGAAATTGTTCGTACAGAAATAGGCGAGATCCTATTCACTGATTATGGTATATCAGGACCACCTATAATGCAATTATCCTCTTATGCCTCAAAAGCTTTATCTAATGGCTCAAAAATAACTATAAGACTTGATATGTTTCCACATGAAAATAAAGAAGATATAGAAAACTTTTTTGCTACACATTTTTCTATTTTTAATTATAGAGAAATTTCTTCTTCATTAATTGGTGTAATAAACAAAAAATTAATTTCTACTATATTAAAAGATGTTGGTATAAAAGATATTCATTTACCTTGTAATAATATTGATTGGAAATATCTAAATAAGTTAATCGACAGATTTAAAAGATGGGATTTTAATTGTGTTGATACCAATGGCTTTTCTAATGCCCAAGTTACTATTGGAGGAATAAATACCTCTGAAGTCAATAAATTAACCTTGGAATCTAAAATAGTTAATAACCTATACTTTTGTGGTGAAATGCTAGATGTTCATGGTGATTGTGGTGGCTTTAATCTTCAATGGGCATGGAGTTCTGGATACTTGGCTGCAAAATCAGCTGCCAGCAAATAA